One genomic region from Jiangella sp. DSM 45060 encodes:
- a CDS encoding helix-turn-helix domain-containing protein, which produces MRRATAGHVGADAPGFYSVAEVARMLGMSTMTVYRAIADEEFPAIKIRGRLIVPAKALEAMVDAATASQAPVDAADYVPPSAA; this is translated from the coding sequence ATGCGCAGGGCTACAGCTGGTCATGTGGGCGCGGATGCGCCCGGCTTCTACAGCGTCGCGGAAGTGGCGCGCATGCTCGGCATGTCGACAATGACCGTCTACCGCGCCATAGCTGACGAAGAGTTCCCGGCCATCAAGATCCGGGGTCGGCTCATCGTGCCGGCGAAGGCACTTGAAGCCATGGTCGACGCGGCTACCGCGTCGCAGGCTCCCGTGGACGCAGCTGACTACGTCCCACCGAGCGCGGCCTGA
- a CDS encoding GntR family transcriptional regulator codes for MTVRRDDPRPAYMQVAAFIEQAIAAGDYPPGGRLPSGRDLAKRLGVALNTVQHAIRHLKDQSVLVSVPPRGVFVASADLATKQSADDAEIIRQLGVIQEAMETLTQRVAALEQLIGGTDPEAGE; via the coding sequence ATGACAGTCAGGCGTGACGACCCGCGACCGGCATATATGCAGGTCGCCGCCTTCATCGAACAAGCCATCGCGGCCGGCGACTACCCGCCCGGAGGACGGCTGCCCTCGGGACGCGATCTTGCGAAGCGCCTGGGGGTCGCCTTGAACACGGTCCAACATGCGATTCGGCACCTCAAAGACCAGAGCGTGCTGGTGTCCGTCCCACCCCGTGGCGTCTTCGTCGCCTCGGCCGACCTTGCAACCAAGCAATCCGCGGACGATGCCGAGATCATCCGCCAGCTCGGCGTGATCCAGGAGGCGATGGAGACCTTGACGCAACGCGTCGCGGCGCTCGAGCAGCTGATTGGGGGTACCGATCCAGAAGCTGGCGAGTGA
- a CDS encoding type IV secretory system conjugative DNA transfer family protein encodes MATVLLLTWCGAALAAVTTGHTVPAFAASRAWAAVRQPADPAAAWATPMPSPVLVWAITGIVIATGAVLTIAAHFVWRRRGGARPPSIGYPAGTATRSEVLRAAGERSLMARATHLRPGLQKAGPGDCGQLLGHSRGVAVWSPVEDSRVIVGPPRSGKGLHLVIPMILDAPGAVVTNSTRPDNLTATMAAREKVGPVAVFDPQGLAPGISNGLRWSPVRGCEDPETAMVRARGLAAGSGVGGKGVENGAFWQGQTEAVLRGMLHAAALAGHTPRDLYRWSLDPVAALEAARILADNPRAAYGWGDALEAAATADQRTRDSIWLGVRSALGALAAPKVLAAVSPSPGEEFDPVRFLRDKGTLYLIGTSNGAGNAGALINALIEDLVETARRLAAASPRARLDPPLNLILDELHNFLAISSLPSLMSEGGGSGMVTTAVFQSVAQIRDGYGENLAHAIWDSAIAKVILGGGSTPKDLQDLVTLIGERDEETVSLSRSTGRGDGSRSRQVSLRRVPILDAARIRTLPFGTGLLMLRSAAPIMLSLTDWRRRPDADEITAARDAVADLISDAFAAQSSAPSAQVTR; translated from the coding sequence GTGGCCACCGTACTGTTGCTCACTTGGTGCGGTGCGGCGCTGGCGGCCGTGACCACGGGGCACACGGTACCGGCGTTCGCCGCCTCCCGCGCCTGGGCAGCGGTGCGTCAGCCCGCCGACCCGGCCGCCGCGTGGGCGACGCCGATGCCGTCACCCGTCCTGGTGTGGGCCATCACAGGGATCGTCATCGCAACGGGTGCCGTTCTGACGATCGCCGCGCACTTCGTGTGGCGCCGCCGCGGCGGCGCGCGGCCGCCGAGCATCGGCTACCCGGCCGGCACCGCGACCCGCAGCGAGGTGCTGCGCGCGGCCGGCGAGCGCAGTCTGATGGCCCGGGCTACGCACTTGCGCCCCGGGCTCCAGAAGGCGGGGCCTGGTGACTGCGGGCAGCTGCTCGGCCACTCGCGTGGTGTCGCCGTCTGGTCGCCGGTCGAGGATTCCCGGGTCATCGTCGGGCCGCCCCGGTCGGGGAAGGGCCTGCACTTGGTCATCCCGATGATCCTGGACGCCCCGGGTGCCGTCGTCACGAACAGCACCCGGCCGGACAACCTGACCGCCACCATGGCCGCCCGCGAGAAGGTCGGCCCGGTGGCGGTCTTCGACCCGCAGGGTCTCGCGCCGGGGATCTCCAATGGGCTGCGCTGGTCCCCGGTGCGCGGATGCGAGGACCCCGAGACCGCGATGGTCCGCGCGCGCGGCCTGGCCGCCGGCAGCGGGGTCGGCGGCAAGGGCGTGGAGAACGGCGCCTTCTGGCAGGGCCAGACCGAGGCGGTCCTGCGCGGCATGCTGCACGCCGCCGCGCTGGCCGGGCACACCCCGCGCGACCTGTACCGGTGGTCCCTCGACCCCGTCGCCGCGCTCGAGGCCGCGCGGATCCTCGCCGACAACCCCCGCGCCGCCTACGGCTGGGGTGACGCCCTCGAGGCCGCCGCCACCGCCGACCAGCGCACCCGCGACTCCATCTGGCTCGGCGTCCGCTCCGCGCTGGGTGCGCTCGCGGCGCCGAAGGTGCTGGCCGCGGTGTCGCCGTCGCCGGGGGAGGAGTTCGACCCCGTCCGGTTCCTGCGCGACAAGGGCACCCTCTATCTGATCGGCACGTCCAACGGCGCCGGCAACGCTGGCGCGCTCATCAACGCGCTGATCGAGGACCTGGTGGAGACGGCCCGCCGTCTCGCCGCCGCTTCGCCCCGAGCGCGGCTGGACCCACCACTGAACCTGATCTTGGACGAGCTGCACAACTTCCTCGCGATCTCGTCGCTGCCGTCGCTCATGTCCGAGGGTGGCGGCAGCGGGATGGTCACCACCGCCGTGTTCCAGTCGGTCGCGCAGATCCGCGATGGCTACGGCGAGAACCTGGCGCACGCGATCTGGGATTCCGCGATCGCCAAGGTGATCCTCGGTGGCGGCTCCACACCCAAGGACCTGCAGGACCTCGTCACGCTCATCGGCGAACGCGACGAGGAGACCGTGTCGCTGTCTCGGTCGACCGGCCGCGGCGACGGGTCCCGCTCACGGCAGGTATCTCTTCGGCGCGTCCCGATCCTCGATGCCGCCCGGATCCGCACCCTGCCGTTCGGCACTGGGCTGCTGATGCTGCGCTCGGCCGCGCCGATCATGCTCAGCCTCACCGACTGGAGAAGACGTCCCGACGCCGACGAGATCACGGCCGCACGCGATGCCGTCGCCGACCTGATCAGCGACGCCTTCGCTGCCCAGAGCAGCGCCCCCTCTGCGCAGGTGACCCGATGA
- a CDS encoding PIN domain-containing protein, whose translation MTTRALVDANVLYSRTLRDWLIMIQLESEGGIYELCWTEDILAEAITRFRDHNPTVHGRVIAKMHDTVTEYLGVGRIDDYRIDGSFPGADPHDQHVHAAAIAAGATYLITDDPGFRSPGIDLDSLPYEVHTPDSFLVLVDDSAPHDVRAVTRDQERYWDRKPGSKTLVQALQDAGCPDFAQRVLEHLCQLPADDTPT comes from the coding sequence GTGACGACTCGCGCACTCGTTGATGCCAACGTCTTGTACTCCAGGACGCTCCGTGACTGGCTGATCATGATCCAGCTGGAATCGGAGGGAGGCATCTACGAGCTGTGCTGGACCGAGGACATCTTGGCCGAGGCCATCACCCGGTTCCGCGACCACAACCCCACGGTTCACGGTCGGGTGATCGCCAAGATGCACGACACGGTCACCGAGTATCTCGGCGTCGGCCGGATCGATGATTACCGCATCGACGGCTCCTTTCCCGGCGCCGACCCCCACGATCAGCATGTGCACGCGGCCGCGATCGCCGCCGGCGCGACCTACCTCATCACCGATGACCCCGGCTTCCGATCGCCGGGCATCGACCTGGACAGCCTCCCGTACGAGGTGCACACGCCCGACAGCTTCCTGGTCCTGGTTGACGACTCCGCACCGCACGACGTCAGGGCGGTGACCCGGGACCAGGAACGCTACTGGGACCGGAAGCCGGGATCCAAGACCCTGGTTCAGGCGCTGCAGGATGCCGGCTGCCCGGACTTCGCGCAGCGAGTGCTGGAACATCTGTGCCAGCTGCCGGCGGACGACACGCCCACCTGA
- a CDS encoding helix-turn-helix transcriptional regulator, translating to MSIEEFAEALGVASRTVSNWEKDPALVPRLEAQRILDTALEQLTPAARERFKIVLAAEGGPSNGTRQDEPDDALSQAERGVRSDAIRLSSRVGSETLEVLTDGIVEIARDYNNRPLVTNFTDLQKLHKQSTYLMEHARRPAELHELFVISSQAMALMGSVAFDLGRWRTAERLITVAKGYAEGAGHRSLEAWSLGLQATIAFWDQRPANALELVEHGLELAPPGTSRTRLRHIAARAHAVAGDKSSATLSLRAAEDDRAAADGHHDLLHDSVGGEFAFDDLRAAACETAVFLALRDGERTEVAASKAAQALEGSSATEARNAIAHGLRIDRAAAWILLGDIGTAEEALGPILDAEREQKVSVAGRLANIRQLLSAHEHQSNKDAQRLGSNVTEWLGEPDGITPES from the coding sequence ATGTCGATCGAGGAGTTTGCAGAAGCGCTCGGAGTCGCCTCGCGGACCGTCTCGAACTGGGAGAAGGATCCAGCACTTGTTCCCAGGCTCGAGGCTCAACGGATTCTAGACACGGCTCTGGAGCAGCTGACGCCCGCCGCGCGGGAACGCTTCAAGATCGTTCTCGCCGCTGAAGGGGGCCCATCGAACGGGACCCGCCAGGACGAGCCCGACGATGCGCTGTCCCAGGCCGAACGGGGCGTTCGGTCCGACGCCATCCGCCTTAGCTCTCGCGTAGGCAGCGAGACACTCGAGGTACTGACCGACGGCATAGTTGAGATTGCGCGGGACTATAACAACAGGCCGCTCGTCACCAACTTCACGGACCTTCAGAAACTGCACAAGCAATCCACCTACCTCATGGAACACGCACGGCGACCCGCTGAGTTGCATGAGCTCTTCGTCATCAGTAGCCAAGCGATGGCTCTGATGGGTTCGGTCGCATTTGATCTTGGACGTTGGCGAACTGCAGAGCGGCTCATCACCGTCGCTAAGGGCTACGCAGAGGGTGCTGGCCATCGGTCCTTGGAGGCCTGGTCCCTCGGGCTACAGGCCACTATCGCATTCTGGGACCAGCGACCTGCCAACGCGTTGGAGCTCGTGGAACACGGACTGGAACTGGCGCCTCCCGGAACGTCGCGCACCAGGCTGCGGCACATCGCGGCCCGCGCGCACGCGGTCGCCGGGGACAAGTCGAGCGCGACCTTGTCCCTGCGAGCCGCCGAAGACGATCGGGCAGCGGCCGATGGTCACCACGATCTACTCCATGACTCCGTCGGCGGGGAGTTCGCATTCGACGACCTGCGCGCGGCGGCATGCGAGACGGCCGTGTTCCTCGCTCTCCGAGATGGAGAGCGCACAGAGGTGGCCGCAAGCAAGGCCGCACAGGCGCTCGAAGGGTCGTCGGCAACGGAGGCCCGGAATGCCATAGCTCACGGTCTCCGGATTGATCGCGCCGCCGCATGGATCTTGCTGGGAGACATCGGCACTGCAGAGGAAGCCTTGGGGCCGATCCTGGACGCCGAGCGCGAGCAGAAGGTCTCAGTAGCCGGCCGCCTCGCGAATATTCGGCAGCTGCTTTCGGCGCACGAGCATCAGAGCAACAAGGATGCTCAGAGGCTCGGATCCAACGTCACGGAGTGGCTAGGCGAGCCCGACGGCATCACTCCGGAGAGCTGA
- a CDS encoding type II toxin-antitoxin system Phd/YefM family antitoxin — protein sequence MAVPEIYTVSDARKNLPALIASVSAGRMPMIGAHRKPAAVLMHPSTLDVFTPLLDGLAEQVARELIDDQRRGDIAPGDPLHPGDPAGKVLAWLWLTGQHSRLTEHVASIVYYMRVKHARDDKPALRFSDLLAGIEFALPNDFPRDQVEQLLHVLRENLPGRFSHDVDEQ from the coding sequence ATGGCCGTTCCCGAGATCTACACCGTGTCCGACGCCCGCAAGAACCTCCCGGCCCTGATCGCCTCGGTCTCGGCCGGGCGCATGCCAATGATCGGAGCGCACCGCAAGCCCGCGGCCGTGCTCATGCACCCGAGCACGCTCGACGTGTTCACGCCGCTGCTTGACGGCCTGGCCGAGCAGGTCGCCCGCGAGCTCATCGACGACCAGCGCCGCGGCGACATCGCGCCGGGGGATCCGCTACACCCCGGCGACCCGGCCGGCAAGGTCCTGGCCTGGCTCTGGCTCACCGGCCAGCACAGCCGGCTCACCGAGCACGTGGCCAGCATCGTCTACTACATGCGGGTCAAGCACGCCCGCGACGACAAGCCAGCCCTGCGGTTCTCCGACCTGCTCGCCGGCATCGAGTTCGCCCTGCCCAACGACTTCCCCCGCGACCAGGTCGAGCAGCTGCTCCACGTGCTGCGTGAGAACTTGCCTGGCCGGTTCAGTCACGACGTCGACGAGCAATAG
- a CDS encoding site-specific integrase, whose protein sequence is MMVSPPTNAGRTFVAEPLTEDEIGQLVAAASNRSNSGIRLRAIIGVLYGSGLRIAETLALYPRDADTQGGTVRVREGKGGTTATVGLDPSGAALLDRWLDRRRQLGLTGRHPIFAQYTAERVGRPLDPRYVRAALARLGEKAGIDKRVHPHGLRHSLAFGLAQDGVPMHVIQGQLRHGSLATTDRYIRHLHPGDVIDVMRGRAW, encoded by the coding sequence ATGATGGTGAGTCCGCCGACGAACGCGGGCCGGACGTTCGTGGCCGAGCCGCTGACCGAGGACGAGATCGGCCAGCTGGTGGCCGCGGCGTCGAACCGCTCGAACTCGGGGATCCGGCTGCGCGCGATCATCGGCGTCCTCTACGGGTCCGGGCTGCGCATCGCCGAGACGCTGGCGCTGTACCCGCGTGACGCCGACACCCAGGGCGGCACCGTCCGCGTCCGGGAGGGCAAGGGCGGCACGACCGCCACCGTCGGCCTGGACCCCAGCGGCGCGGCACTGCTGGACCGGTGGCTCGACCGCCGCCGGCAGCTCGGCCTCACCGGCCGGCACCCGATCTTCGCCCAGTACACCGCCGAACGCGTCGGCCGGCCCCTCGACCCCCGGTATGTGCGGGCCGCGCTGGCCCGCCTCGGCGAGAAGGCCGGCATCGACAAGCGCGTCCACCCCCACGGGCTGCGGCACTCCCTCGCCTTCGGCCTCGCCCAGGACGGCGTGCCCATGCACGTCATCCAGGGCCAACTGCGCCACGGCTCCCTGGCCACCACCGACCGCTACATCCGCCACCTGCACCCCGGCGACGTCATCGACGTCATGCGCGGCCGCGCCTGGTGA
- a CDS encoding NAD-dependent epimerase/dehydratase family protein, with the protein MKVLVLGGTAFVGRAIVEAFLSAGVRVTTFNRGQTGDDVPGVEVVRGDRESARDVERLAQSGSWDVVVDTSGYVPRNTLTVMRLLEPVVARCIFVSTVSVYAGWPQQELTEASALLECPPDAGPDFGVDVENGPTRYGYQKSGCEAAVRAAFGSDRSAILRPGVVLGPREYVGRLPWWLRRVAAGGTVVAPGEPERGIQPIDVRDLAHFALMCATSGLSGAFNVTAPIGSRTFGDLLAACVDVTQSTATLAWVPDVRLIELGVRQWSELPLWRSHPGVWRVDSTMALSAGLRSRPIFDTVHDTWAWMSREPAGGRHERAAEIGLSAERESLVLAAVSSPE; encoded by the coding sequence GTGAAGGTACTTGTGCTGGGCGGAACGGCGTTTGTGGGGCGGGCGATCGTCGAAGCCTTCTTGTCTGCAGGCGTTCGGGTCACAACTTTCAATCGCGGGCAGACGGGCGACGATGTTCCTGGTGTGGAGGTCGTTCGGGGCGATCGCGAGAGCGCCCGTGACGTCGAACGGCTGGCGCAGTCCGGCTCCTGGGACGTGGTCGTCGACACATCGGGATACGTGCCGCGGAACACCTTGACCGTGATGCGACTCCTTGAGCCCGTAGTGGCCCGTTGCATCTTCGTGTCCACCGTAAGCGTGTACGCCGGCTGGCCACAGCAGGAATTGACCGAGGCGTCGGCGCTGCTTGAGTGCCCGCCTGACGCGGGTCCGGACTTCGGTGTCGACGTCGAGAACGGTCCGACGCGATACGGCTACCAGAAGTCGGGCTGTGAAGCCGCGGTGCGTGCGGCATTCGGTTCCGATAGATCGGCAATCCTCCGGCCCGGCGTGGTACTCGGTCCTCGCGAGTACGTTGGGCGGTTGCCTTGGTGGTTGCGAAGAGTGGCAGCAGGTGGCACTGTCGTCGCTCCCGGCGAGCCCGAGCGGGGCATTCAGCCCATCGACGTCCGCGACCTTGCCCACTTTGCGCTGATGTGCGCTACTTCCGGCCTGTCGGGAGCGTTCAACGTGACGGCACCCATCGGGAGCCGGACCTTCGGCGACCTACTCGCTGCCTGTGTCGACGTGACGCAGAGCACTGCGACGTTGGCGTGGGTACCCGACGTCAGGTTGATCGAGCTTGGCGTCAGGCAATGGTCAGAGCTGCCGTTGTGGCGGAGCCATCCGGGCGTTTGGCGGGTCGATTCCACCATGGCCCTCTCCGCCGGCCTTCGCAGTCGCCCAATCTTCGACACGGTCCATGACACTTGGGCGTGGATGTCGCGGGAGCCCGCGGGCGGACGCCATGAACGTGCGGCAGAGATCGGTCTGAGTGCCGAGCGGGAAAGTCTCGTGCTGGCAGCTGTCAGCTCTCCGGAGTGA
- a CDS encoding helix-turn-helix domain-containing protein has protein sequence MSTLTVTPIQEQLARDFVAKTPDPRFTAASRETKAKAREVPAELTALLRSVLEAVARGDGVTLQTLPSELSTTAAAELLGVSRPTLMRMIRGGEIAAHKVGSHHRLNLVDVQDFRRAQLARRRAAFEELRQLDDELGLE, from the coding sequence ATGTCCACCCTTACGGTGACGCCCATCCAGGAGCAGCTGGCGCGCGACTTCGTCGCGAAGACCCCGGACCCTCGTTTCACCGCAGCCAGCAGGGAAACGAAGGCAAAGGCAAGAGAGGTACCCGCCGAGCTCACCGCACTCTTGCGCAGCGTGCTCGAGGCCGTGGCGAGAGGAGACGGCGTGACGCTGCAGACACTGCCGAGCGAGCTCAGCACTACGGCGGCCGCCGAGCTGCTGGGGGTGTCCCGGCCAACGCTCATGCGGATGATCCGCGGCGGCGAGATCGCAGCCCACAAGGTCGGGAGCCATCATCGTCTCAACCTCGTCGACGTCCAAGACTTTCGCCGTGCGCAGCTCGCCCGCCGTCGTGCGGCGTTCGAGGAGCTTCGCCAGCTCGACGACGAGCTGGGCCTGGAATAG
- a CDS encoding type IV secretion system protein has product MMPAFDVCEVPIIGGGCTILEGPGGWFEDMITAAAGAVFGFAMSLMSWIWNLITTTTSPHTDASFVYEWAGRVFGIALPITVGFLVIQIVTLLLRNRSGAGIPKAVVLAGVAVLGTAASVPIIHLFTTAVDGVSHDLTAITFGDLDSVGDRFTEILSTVLDTAGAMPGQDGANYAVLGGGSVVAGAFGFIVFGIFLVFGALAVFAALLVRTMLLDIAVVIGPLAIMGLAWDKTHGWFRKWISLVVALIFTKLAVMIVFGLGVSGLESLSFSTDGAGVVGVLLTSTLMLMLAALVPVACFKFMSFIGDEIEAGHLHGAGTAAAARGAQVAGRANPAQIMHTRSSAASTVNGGATAGGGTRSTPAPPSGQPATGTGGAAAATGGGDTQPPETPPNGTGGRPPGSGASGGGGSSTAAPVPAGRGAGRATGAATAAPGGVATASADRPAAPASTIRPTAAPHSPAGPSSTPASPPAQRPAPEPGGGPAAAERTGPDLTRPN; this is encoded by the coding sequence ATGATGCCCGCGTTCGATGTCTGCGAGGTCCCGATCATCGGCGGCGGCTGCACCATCCTCGAGGGCCCCGGTGGCTGGTTCGAGGACATGATTACCGCCGCGGCCGGCGCGGTGTTCGGGTTCGCGATGTCGCTGATGTCGTGGATCTGGAACCTCATCACCACCACCACGTCCCCGCACACGGATGCCTCGTTCGTCTACGAGTGGGCCGGCCGCGTGTTCGGCATCGCGCTGCCGATCACGGTGGGGTTCCTGGTCATCCAGATCGTCACCCTCCTTCTGCGCAACCGCAGTGGCGCCGGGATCCCCAAAGCGGTCGTCCTGGCCGGTGTCGCGGTGCTCGGCACGGCCGCGTCGGTCCCGATCATCCACCTGTTCACCACCGCCGTCGACGGCGTCTCGCACGACCTGACCGCGATCACCTTCGGTGACCTGGACTCCGTGGGGGATCGCTTCACCGAGATCCTGTCCACCGTCCTGGACACCGCGGGCGCGATGCCCGGCCAGGACGGCGCCAACTACGCCGTCCTCGGTGGCGGCTCGGTCGTGGCCGGCGCGTTCGGGTTCATCGTGTTCGGCATCTTCCTCGTGTTCGGGGCACTGGCCGTGTTCGCCGCGCTGCTGGTGCGCACCATGCTCCTGGACATCGCCGTCGTCATCGGCCCGCTGGCCATCATGGGCCTGGCCTGGGACAAGACACATGGCTGGTTCCGCAAGTGGATCAGCCTGGTGGTCGCGCTGATCTTCACCAAGCTCGCCGTCATGATCGTGTTCGGACTGGGCGTATCCGGGCTGGAGAGCCTCAGCTTCAGCACCGACGGCGCGGGCGTGGTGGGCGTGCTGCTCACCTCCACGCTGATGCTGATGCTCGCCGCGCTCGTCCCCGTGGCCTGCTTCAAGTTCATGAGCTTCATCGGCGACGAGATCGAGGCAGGACACCTGCACGGCGCCGGCACCGCCGCAGCCGCCCGCGGCGCGCAGGTGGCCGGCCGAGCCAACCCGGCCCAGATCATGCACACCCGCTCGTCCGCCGCCTCCACGGTCAACGGCGGCGCGACGGCCGGAGGCGGCACCCGGTCCACCCCGGCACCGCCATCCGGCCAGCCCGCGACCGGAACCGGAGGCGCCGCCGCAGCCACCGGGGGAGGAGACACCCAGCCGCCGGAGACGCCGCCGAATGGCACCGGCGGGCGCCCGCCGGGGAGCGGCGCGAGTGGCGGTGGCGGATCCTCCACGGCCGCACCGGTGCCCGCTGGGCGCGGTGCTGGCCGCGCCACAGGAGCCGCGACCGCAGCACCGGGTGGCGTCGCAACGGCCTCCGCAGATCGTCCTGCCGCGCCCGCATCCACAATCAGGCCAACGGCCGCTCCGCACAGTCCTGCGGGCCCGTCCTCCACGCCCGCCTCGCCGCCGGCGCAACGGCCGGCACCTGAGCCCGGCGGCGGACCGGCGGCGGCCGAGCGCACCGGACCGGACCTGACCCGGCCGAACTGA
- a CDS encoding DUF6112 family protein, whose product MSTLTALASNIQANTNPGISPNTTGLPGLSVLQTGVGAFVFWALVLCVAALVVSAVALGFSKVTGRGGFADTAKSGVMWSAAAAVVIGGANAIIAFFANAGTGI is encoded by the coding sequence ATGTCCACTCTCACCGCGCTGGCGAGCAACATCCAGGCCAACACCAACCCGGGGATCAGCCCCAACACCACCGGCCTGCCCGGTCTGAGCGTGCTGCAAACCGGTGTCGGCGCGTTCGTGTTCTGGGCCCTGGTCCTGTGCGTCGCAGCGCTGGTCGTTTCGGCCGTCGCGCTGGGCTTCTCCAAGGTCACCGGACGCGGCGGCTTCGCCGACACCGCGAAGTCCGGCGTCATGTGGTCGGCCGCGGCCGCCGTCGTCATCGGCGGCGCCAACGCGATCATCGCGTTCTTCGCCAACGCCGGCACCGGCATCTGA
- a CDS encoding SCO6880 family protein — translation MTVETADRRVQFGRRPQRGILLGLYLPQLIYVGLALLVFIPSLYVGQFQLALLTSPAWAPPLVLAFVSVKGRKLGDWLPLVVSFHRRRRARQTSFRKQTSKPRPDGTLALPGAAAALRRVVHEATGAVMVHDPHARTLAATLRVVPGAWTLAEPAEQDRRADAWGSILAEFCTADTGIARIQVLERTLPESGVAAEAYWRKHGRDDDSWEVASYKQLLAAATPASERHETTLTLVLDMRKAGRAIRDAGGGVPGAAEVLAQQIGMLTSRLSGMDVRPDGCLSSADLAVVLRGAYDPASLPGLAKHDIGRVTEHAGPLAVEEEWDHLKADSAYHCVLWVAEWPRIQVAVNFLWPLLLTSGVRRAVSTIFRPVPTGKALRAVRAELVDHESNARQRARRDILETESDRREWNDTRRREVELASGAGDMDYAGLVVVSAWTLDELRASVQQITTAAAKAHCELRVLYGEQAEAFTCGALPLGRGLR, via the coding sequence GTGACTGTTGAGACCGCTGACCGGCGGGTGCAGTTCGGCCGACGCCCGCAACGCGGGATCTTGCTGGGCCTGTATCTGCCGCAGCTGATCTACGTCGGGCTGGCCCTGCTGGTATTCATCCCCAGCCTGTACGTCGGGCAGTTCCAGCTGGCGCTGCTCACGTCGCCGGCGTGGGCGCCGCCGCTGGTGCTGGCCTTCGTCAGCGTGAAGGGCCGCAAGCTGGGCGACTGGCTGCCGCTGGTGGTGTCGTTTCACCGGCGCCGCCGCGCCCGGCAGACCTCGTTCCGCAAGCAGACCTCGAAGCCGCGACCGGACGGGACGCTGGCACTGCCCGGGGCGGCGGCCGCGCTGCGGCGGGTCGTGCATGAGGCGACCGGCGCGGTGATGGTGCACGACCCGCACGCCCGCACTTTGGCCGCCACGTTGCGGGTCGTGCCCGGCGCGTGGACGCTGGCCGAACCAGCCGAGCAGGACCGCCGTGCCGACGCGTGGGGGTCGATCCTGGCCGAGTTCTGCACGGCCGACACCGGCATCGCCCGCATCCAGGTGCTCGAGCGCACCCTGCCTGAGTCCGGGGTTGCCGCCGAGGCGTACTGGCGCAAGCACGGCCGCGACGACGACTCGTGGGAGGTCGCCTCCTACAAGCAGCTACTCGCCGCGGCGACGCCGGCGTCGGAGCGGCACGAGACGACCCTGACGCTGGTGCTGGACATGCGCAAGGCCGGGCGCGCCATCCGCGACGCCGGCGGCGGGGTGCCGGGCGCGGCGGAGGTGCTGGCTCAGCAGATCGGCATGCTGACCTCGCGGTTGTCGGGCATGGACGTCCGCCCGGACGGGTGCCTGTCCAGTGCCGACCTGGCCGTCGTGCTGCGCGGCGCCTACGACCCGGCCTCTCTGCCCGGGCTGGCCAAGCACGATATCGGCCGGGTCACCGAGCACGCCGGCCCGCTCGCGGTCGAGGAGGAGTGGGACCACCTCAAGGCCGACTCGGCCTACCACTGCGTGCTGTGGGTAGCCGAATGGCCCCGCATCCAGGTCGCGGTCAACTTCCTGTGGCCGCTGCTGCTCACCTCCGGTGTGCGGCGGGCGGTGTCGACGATCTTCCGTCCGGTCCCGACCGGGAAGGCGCTGCGCGCCGTGCGTGCCGAGCTGGTCGACCACGAGTCCAACGCCCGGCAGCGGGCCCGCCGCGACATCCTGGAGACCGAATCGGATCGCCGCGAGTGGAACGACACCCGCCGCCGCGAGGTCGAGCTCGCCTCCGGCGCTGGGGACATGGACTACGCCGGGCTCGTCGTGGTGTCGGCGTGGACGCTGGATGAGCTGCGGGCCTCGGTCCAGCAGATCACCACCGCCGCGGCGAAGGCGCACTGCGAGCTGCGGGTGCTGTACGGGGAACAGGCGGAGGCGTTCACCTGCGGGGCGCTGCCGCTGGGGCGGGGGCTTCGATGA